The sequence below is a genomic window from Dyadobacter chenwenxiniae.
CTGACCTTTATGTGAACAGCATTGAGCTGGCGGGTGGTTTGGAACAGTATCCCGGGTGGTATATGGAAATGCAAACGTTGGGCTACAACTATCGGTTGACTGATTTTCAGGCTGCGCTGGGTGTAAGTCAGTTAAAACGAGCTAATGCCGGCCTTGAAAAACGCCGGGCGATTGCTGCAACTTATCAAGCTGCTTTTTCTGATAAAGCATTTGTACACGGACAAAGCGGTGTGGTTTCAGGTCATGCCTATCACTTGTATATTATCGAAGTGGAGGATCGTTTGGGGCTATATAACCATTTGCGTGGAAAAGACATTTTTGCTCAAATACATTATATTCCCTGTCATTTAATGCCCTATTATCAAAGTTTGGGCTGGAAAGTGGGTGATATGCCGAATGCCGAGGCTTACTACCAGGGATGTATCAGCCTTCCGATGTATCCAACACTGACGGAAGAGGAGCAGTCGTTCGTAATTGACGCTGTTAACGAATATTATAAGCATGGATAAGGCCCTGGCAATTATACCGGCTAGGGGCGGCAGCAAGCGTATTCCAAGAAAAAATATCAAGGATTTTCTGGGGAAACCGATTATCGCTTATGCCATCGAAACTGCGTTAACCTGTGGCTTATTCAGCGACGTAATGGTTTCAACCGACGATCATGAAATTGCTGAAATCGCAAAAAATTATGGAGCATCTGTTCCATTTTTAAGAAGCGAAAACAACGCAAACGATTTCGCATCCACCGTTGATGTGATCAAGGAGGTTGAAAAGGAGTATGACGCCCGCTTTTCAACCGTATTTGATAGGATTTGCTGCATTTACCCTACGGCTCCCTTGATAAAAACAGAGCATTTGCTGGCTGGGATATCATTAATGCGCGAATCTGACTTCGACTCCGTATTTCCGGTTGTTCCTTTTTCCTACCCTATTTGGCGAGGTTTGGAAGTGGTAAATGGCAAAGTACAAATGGTGTGGCCGGAGAATCAAAATGTGAGATCACAGGACTTGAAACCGGTTTACCATGATGCGGGCCAATGGTACTGGTACAATCCTTCAAAAATTACAGACTCTCTTTTCACAACAAACACCGCATCCATCATTCTGTCTGAAGAAGAAGTTCAGGATATCGATACGCCCTCGGATTGGTTGATGGCGGAAATGAAATACAAATTGCTTTATGAGAAGTAAACTATATATCAGGACGGATGGAAGTTCCAGCATTGGCCTCGGTCATCTCGTTCGGTGTATAGCACTGGCCAAAATGCTTGTCGAAGACTTTGACATTCATTTTGCCTGTAAACAAATTCCAGACAGCATTATTAACGAAATCCGGGATGCCGGTTTTGCCTTTATATTCCTTAAAAATGACGATGAGCTGTTATCTGTTTTATCGCCAAAAGACATAGTTGTCGTGGATAGCTATGAGCTTGAAAGTGATTATCAGAAAGCAATCAAGGAAATTGGCTGCCAGTTGGTTTGTATTGATGACCTACATGAGAAGCCCACGTATGCGGATTTGATCCTAAATCATACACCCTGCGTTTCTCCAGACGAATACGAGGCACAACCTTACACGCAATATGCGCTGGGTCCCTCTTATGCATTAATTCGTCCGCCATTTCTTGCACTGGCAGGAAAAAACCAACGGCAGTTCGGGAACGCCTCGGTTCTTATTTGTTTCGGGGGCTCGGACAGCCGGAATTTGACAAAGACAGCATTGCAGGTGGTCTTAACTTTTAGTCAATTTAAAAGGATCTGCATCGTAACCGGGGCTGCATATAGTCATCAGGAGTCTTTGACCGAAATTGTTGAGGAGCAGGATATTGTTGTTCATTACAATAACATCAGTGCCGAAGATATGGCTCAACGGATGTCAGAGGCTGATCTCTGCATCGTTCCTGCAAGCGGGATTTTGACAGAAGCACTTACCTCGGGAGCAAAAATCATTTCCGGAATGTATGTTGGCAACCAGCGATTTGTCTTTGAGAACTACAAAAAAGCAAATGCTTTCATCAGCGCCGAAAATTTTTCAGAGGAAAATCTGCTTGCCGCAGTGGAGAATTATTTTTCGCAGGAACATGTTAGCGACGCCCCGCTTGTTGATGGGAAATCGGGAGAGCGCATAAAAAAGCTGTTTCGGCAGTTGGCTGACGAACAAAATTTTGATCTGCGCGGACTGACAAGTGACGACGCTGAATTAACGTTCCAATGGGCCTCAGATGAGCGGGTTCGGCGATATTCCCTCAATAAAAGCACAATACAATTTGCTGACCACGTTGCTTGGCTTTCCCGGAAATTGACGGATCCAAATTGTATATTTTATATTGCAGTGTTTTACGGGAAACCTGTTGGATCTATCAGATTTGATCTGAATGGTGAAGATGCGGTTATAAGTTATCTGCTGGATCCGGATTACCATGGCCGGGGTTTGGGCACTGTAATGTTAAAAAAAGGAATTTTGTCGATTTGTAAAGCCGCAGGGCACATCACGACAAGGCTTTCAGGAATTGTTATGCCCGATAATATTTCGTCTTGTAAAACATTCGAAAGATTCGGATTCAAGAAGGAGCTGGAAGGTGAAAACTACCAATACACTATGAATATCAATGATGAGAATAGGAACATTTGAAATAAATCAAACCAGCCCGGTATTTATTATCGCAGAACTGTCGGCTAACCATAATGGGCGCCTTGAAACAGCAATAGAGACTATCAGGGCGGCCAAAAGAGCAGGCGCCGATTGCATAAAATTGCAAACTTATACCGCCGAAACCATTACCATCGACTCGCGCCTGGACGACTTTCGTATTGGTGGGACGATTTGGGATGGGCAATATCTGTTTGACCTTTATAAAGAGGCATATACACCATGGGAATGGCATGCGGAATTGTTCCGTGTGGCCAAAGAAGAAGGTTTAGTATGTTTTTCCTCTCCTTTCGACCCCACAGCAGTTGAATTTCTGGAAGAACTGGATGTGCCCGCTTATAAGATAGCATCGTTCGAAATTACCGATATTCCTTTGATTGAACTGGTCGCATCCAAGGGCAAACCGGTCATCATTTCCACGGGCATAGCCACGGAAGAGGACATTCGACTCGCTCTGGATGCTTGTTCGAGACAGCATAATGATCAGGTTGCTTTACTTAAATGCACTTCAAGCTACCCGGCTCCTATTGCAGAGGCGAATATGGCCATGATCAAGGACTTTAACGAGCGATTCAACGTTATTACCGGCCTTTCCGACCACACCATTGGCAGTACAGTCCCTATTGTCGCAACGGTTCTTGGCGCAAAAATCATCGAAAAACATTTTATTTTGGACAGGGCCATCGGAGGCCCGGACGCGTCATTTTCGATGAACGAATCAGAGTTCGCTGAAATGGTGAAGTCCGTGAGAGAGGCGGAGCAAGCAATCGGTGTGGTGGATTATAAATTGACGGAAAAACAGTCAAAAGGAAAAGACTTTTCTCGATCTTTATATGTGGTTGAGGATATCGCAGCAGGAGAGCTGATTACAGAATCAAATGTTCGCTCAATTCGTCCAGGCTTTGGGCTACATCCAAAGTATTTAAAGGACATCATTGGAAAACCTGCCAAAGAAGATCTTAAAAAAGGATCCCGCATGGCATTGGATAAAATTGCATGAGCTTTCCGACTATGTTTACAATGATTGCAGCCAAAATCTTTACGTTCCTTGAAAGCCGCAAATGGCAACACGCTTATTCCCAATATCGTAAGCGATATAAACTTCCTGAATCCTTTCTTTTTGGAGCGCATGGGACGGTGATTTATGGTGAAGGTGATTTCAATGCCGGTGAATGTTCCTATGTCAATCAGGCTTGGATTCAGATTGGGAAAAACCTTCACGTTACTTTTGGACGCAATTGCCGGATAGCTCATAATGTCAGGATTTACACGGAAAGTATGGACCCTGACAGTGACCTTGATGTAGATCCCTGGGGGAATTTTGAAAAACAAACCAAGACTGGCAATGTATTAATAGGTGACGGTGTCTGGATAGGTGCTAATGTGTTCATAAACCCAG
It includes:
- the pseF gene encoding pseudaminic acid cytidylyltransferase, translating into MDKALAIIPARGGSKRIPRKNIKDFLGKPIIAYAIETALTCGLFSDVMVSTDDHEIAEIAKNYGASVPFLRSENNANDFASTVDVIKEVEKEYDARFSTVFDRICCIYPTAPLIKTEHLLAGISLMRESDFDSVFPVVPFSYPIWRGLEVVNGKVQMVWPENQNVRSQDLKPVYHDAGQWYWYNPSKITDSLFTTNTASIILSEEEVQDIDTPSDWLMAEMKYKLLYEK
- the pseG gene encoding UDP-2,4-diacetamido-2,4,6-trideoxy-beta-L-altropyranose hydrolase, with the translated sequence MRSKLYIRTDGSSSIGLGHLVRCIALAKMLVEDFDIHFACKQIPDSIINEIRDAGFAFIFLKNDDELLSVLSPKDIVVVDSYELESDYQKAIKEIGCQLVCIDDLHEKPTYADLILNHTPCVSPDEYEAQPYTQYALGPSYALIRPPFLALAGKNQRQFGNASVLICFGGSDSRNLTKTALQVVLTFSQFKRICIVTGAAYSHQESLTEIVEEQDIVVHYNNISAEDMAQRMSEADLCIVPASGILTEALTSGAKIISGMYVGNQRFVFENYKKANAFISAENFSEENLLAAVENYFSQEHVSDAPLVDGKSGERIKKLFRQLADEQNFDLRGLTSDDAELTFQWASDERVRRYSLNKSTIQFADHVAWLSRKLTDPNCIFYIAVFYGKPVGSIRFDLNGEDAVISYLLDPDYHGRGLGTVMLKKGILSICKAAGHITTRLSGIVMPDNISSCKTFERFGFKKELEGENYQYTMNINDENRNI
- the pseI gene encoding pseudaminic acid synthase, with protein sequence MMRIGTFEINQTSPVFIIAELSANHNGRLETAIETIRAAKRAGADCIKLQTYTAETITIDSRLDDFRIGGTIWDGQYLFDLYKEAYTPWEWHAELFRVAKEEGLVCFSSPFDPTAVEFLEELDVPAYKIASFEITDIPLIELVASKGKPVIISTGIATEEDIRLALDACSRQHNDQVALLKCTSSYPAPIAEANMAMIKDFNERFNVITGLSDHTIGSTVPIVATVLGAKIIEKHFILDRAIGGPDASFSMNESEFAEMVKSVREAEQAIGVVDYKLTEKQSKGKDFSRSLYVVEDIAAGELITESNVRSIRPGFGLHPKYLKDIIGKPAKEDLKKGSRMALDKIA
- a CDS encoding acyltransferase, encoding MSFPTMFTMIAAKIFTFLESRKWQHAYSQYRKRYKLPESFLFGAHGTVIYGEGDFNAGECSYVNQAWIQIGKNLHVTFGRNCRIAHNVRIYTESMDPDSDLDVDPWGNFEKQTKTGNVLIGDGVWIGANVFINPGVTIGNNVVIGANSVVTKDVADNSIVGGVPAKLIRQKLTY